A window from Dunckerocampus dactyliophorus isolate RoL2022-P2 chromosome 15, RoL_Ddac_1.1, whole genome shotgun sequence encodes these proteins:
- the adgra3 gene encoding adhesion G protein-coupled receptor A3: MKVLHFVFSLVISIGLGSSLDASDCKSYDERSKSPLKSPDRKVVCSNMELHQVLPPDAFPNRTVTLILNNNKIQELKNGSFVGLSTLEKLDLRNNLISRIEPGAFLGLPALKRLDLSNNSIGCLNVDIFKGLTSLIRLNLSGNMFSSLAQGTFDNLLSLKSLEFQTAYLLCDCNLLWLLRWIHDRNVAVKNTKCSYPQSLQGQMITSVKTELLTCDAPLELPSFQLTPSQRQVVFQGDSLPFQCQASFVAEDMQVLWYQNGRMVMPDAAQGIFIEKRVVQNCSLIASALTISNIQPGFTGNWECQVRTSRGNTTRTVHIVVLESSAKYCAPERVSNNKGEFRWPRTLAGIRAFLPCNRLQSSAGSYSGGSNEEQRAWRYCNRNGLWTEDDYSRCQFQKDVTRFLYVINQMPLNESNVVPRARRLLVYTIDAANFSDKMDIIFVAEMIEKFSKFVEKFKDLGEVMVSMASNLMLAEERVLWMAQREAVACSRIIACLQKIAVHRLASAQAFSLTSPNIALEAHAVKANEWNGMTCMMFQRPTPERTPGHDRQLTFKCNTTGSFSSILHKSTTVEASLQLPQSLITQAALLPGQVEDTVYRLHLLGFRNGKFFPSSGNTSQLADSGKRRSVATPVIMAKIDGISMRMLRTPVNVTLRRFARGSDALSACWNFSMAGGQGGWQSDGCRILGQHDNFTTISCNSLGNYGLLMDLSAVDYFTPSIQPLHPVIYATAIVLLFCLLTIIVSYIYHHKSVRVSRKCWHMLVNLCLHISLTCAVFVGGINQTQHPSVCQAVGILLHYSTLATALWVGVTARNIYKQVTRKAKCQEELDEPPPPPRPMLRFYLIGGGIPTIVCGITAAANIKNYGSQINAPYCWMAWEPSIGAFYGPMGFIVFVDCMYFLSILLQLHRHPERRYEFKELAEEEQHLASAVAGLQRVEASSLVSRVAPLVALENEHTFGAQLTGAAVALGLYAGLWVFGAMAVSRDHPFDLAFTCLFGSTALALGAFMVAQHCVNRQDMRRYWSQVCCTGRHSYSVQDDALLPQPGVALASTAGSAKTDVESSNKGAHSSADSSYTNKTVPDVRNSAQGSKLTNLHAEAAQCKPVSAPVASNGAAILDNSLTEHSVDNEIKMHIAPVEVQFRPMNNDSAAAQAVNGQGCRHHKNRSRAHRASRLTVLREYSYDVPTSVDGSVQSAPHRRHHYYDVAARNSRRAAYMAYRERHQSQMQHDSSDSASLPRRSRRADKPAAVTAEVAPMGSSSGKDSSAAIRPGNTELEATKSYGLNLITQNGGPMKENGQAVPLICTESTPRVKTGLWKHETTV; encoded by the exons ATGAAAGTGCTACACTTTGTTTTTTCGCTGGTGATTAGCATTGGCCTTGGATCCTCACTGGACGCGTCCGATTGCAAATCATACGACGAACGCTCGAAAAGCCCACTGAAGAGCCCGGACAGGAAGGTGGTCTGCAGCAACATGGAGCTCCATCAGGTGTTACCGCCTGATGCCTTTCCCAATAGGACGGTCACACT AAttctcaacaacaacaaaattcaagAACTCAAGAATGGCTCATTTGTTGGATTGTCTACACTGGAAAAACT GGACCTGCGAAATAATCTGATCAGCCGAATAGAACCAGGTGCTTTCCTGGGATTGCCGGCCTTGAAAAGACT AGACTTGTCCAACAACAGCATCGGCTGCCTCAACGTAGACATCTTTAAGGGCCTCACCAGCCTCATCAGGCT GAACCTTTCAGGGAATATGTTCTCTTCGCTGGCTCAGGGGACATTTGACAACCTGCTGTCCTTAAAGTCACT GGAGTTCCAGACAGCCTACCTGCTATGCGACTGCAACCTCCTGTGGCTTCTGCGCTGGATCCACGACAGAAATGTGGCGGTCAAGAACACCAAGTGCTCGTACCCACAGTCGCTACAGGGCCAGATGATCACCTCCGTCAAGACAGAGCTCCTCACCTGTG ATGCGCCGCTCGAGCTACCCTCCTTCCAACTGACTCCATCCCAGCGTCAGGTCGTCTTCCAGGGAGATAGCCTTCCCTTCCAATGTCAGGCCTCCTTCGTTGCTGAGGACATGCAAGTGCTGTGGTACCAAAATGGCCGCATGGTAATGCCAGATGCCGCCCAGGGTATCTTCATTGAGAAACGTGTGGTACAGAACTGCTCCCTTATTGCGAG CGCATTGACCATCTCGAACATCCAGCCGGGCTTTACCGGCAACTGGGAATGCCAGGTCAGGACGAGCCGAGGAAACACCACCAGGACGGTCCACATCGTGGTGCTGGAGAGTTCTGCCAAATATTGTGCCCCTGAACGCGTCTCTAACAACAAGGGAGAGTTCAG GTGGCCTCGCACCCTGGCCGGAATCCGAGCCTTCCTCCCTTGCAACAGGTTGCAGTCAAGCGCAGGTAGCTACTCTGGTGGGTCCAACGAGGAGCAGCGGGCTTGGCGCTACTGTAACCGCAACGGTTTGTGGACTGAGGATGATTATTCACGGTGCCAGTTCCAAAAGGATGTCACCAGATTCCTCTATGTGATCAACCAG ATGCCTTTGAATGAAAGCAACGTGGTCCCCAGAGCTCGCCGCCTCCTCGTCTATACCATCGACGCCGCCAACTTCTCAGACAAGATGGACATCATCTTTGTGGCGGAGATGATCGAAAAGTTCAGCAAGTTTGTGGAGAAGTTTAAGGAC CTGGGTGAGGTGATGGTGAGCATGGCCAGTAACCTGATGCTGGCAGAGGAGCGGGTGTTGTGGATGGCACAGCGTGAGGCTGTGGCATGCTCGCGTATCATCGCTTGTCTGCAGAAAATAGCAGTCCACCGTCTGGCATCGGCGCAAGCCTTCTCCCTG ACATCCCCCAATATAGCGCTGGAGGCCCACGCGGTCAAGGCCAACGAGTGGAACGGCATGACCTGCATGATGTTTCAGAGGCCCACCCCAGAACGGACCCCCGGGCATGACCGGCAGCTCACATTTAAATGCAATACCACCGGCTCCTTCTCCAGCATCCTCCACAAG AGCACCACGGTGGAGGCGTCCCTGCAGCTCCCTCAGTCACTCATCACCCAGGCTGCGCTGCTTCCCGGGCAGGTAGAGGACACGGTCTACAGGCTACACCTCCTGGGCTTTCGCAATGGCAAATTCTTCCCTTCATCGGGCAACACCTCCCAGCTGGCGGATAGTGGAAAGCGAAGGAGCGTGGCCACCCCAGTCATTATGGCCAAGATAG ATGGCATTTCCATGCGTATGCTGCGAACGCCAGTGAATGTGACTCTGCGGCGCTTCGCCAGGGGCTCTGACGCCTTATCCGCCTGCTGGAACTTCAGCATGGCGGGCGGCCAGGGGGGCTGGCAGAGCGACGGTTGCCGCATTTTGGGCCAACATGACAACTTCACCACCATATCCTGCAACTCGCTGGGCAATTACGGGCTGCTCATG GACCTCAGCGCTGTAGACTATTTCACTCCCAGCATTCAGCCGCTGCATCCAGTCATCTACGCCACCGCCATCGTGCTGCTCTTCTGTCTGTTGACGATCATTGTTAGCTACATCTACCACCACAA GTCCGTCCGCGTCAGCCGCAAGTGTTGGCACATGCTAGTGAACCTCTGTTTACACATCTCCCTAACGTGCGCCGTATTTGTGGGCGGCATCAATCAGACCCAACATCCAAGTGTTTGCCAAGCA GTGGGAATTTTACTGCACTATTCCACACTGGCGACCGCTCTTTGGGTAGGCGTGACGGCGCGTAATATCTACAAGCAGGTGACTCGCAAAGCCAAGtgtcaggaggagctggacgagcCACCGCCGCCGCCACGCCCCATGTTAAG GTTCTACTTAATTGGCGGAGGGATACCTACTATAGTCTGTGGCATCACGGCGGCAGCTAACATCAAGAACTATGGCAGCCAGATTAATGCACCTTA TTGCTGGATGGCGTGGGAGCCCAGCATTGGCGCTTTTTACGGCCCGATGGGCTTCATCGTCTTTGTGGACTGTATGTACTTCCTCAGCATCCTGCTCCAGCTGCACCGCCACCCAGAGCGCCGCTACGAGTTCAAGGAGCTGGCAGAGGAGGAGCAGCATCTTGCTTCGGCAGTAGCGGGCTTGCAGCGCGTGGAGGcgtcgtctcttgtgtcccgggtggcaccCCTGGTGGCGCTGGAGAACGAGCACACCTTTGGTGCTCAGCTGACAGGGGCGGCGGTGGCGTTGGGACTCTATGCTGGCCTCTGGGTGTTCGGTGCCATGGCTGTATCGCGGGACCACCCATTCGATTTGGCATTCACCTGCCTGTTTGGTTCGACAGCGCTGGCCCTCGGCGCTTTCATGGTGGCGCAACACTGCGTCAACAGGCAGGACATGAGGCGCTACTGGTCGCAGGTGTGCTGCACCGGGAGACACAGCTACTCCGTGCAGGATGACGCTCTTTTACCTCAGCCTGGCGTGGCCTTGGCGTCCACCGCTGGATCCGCTAAGACGGACGTGGAGTCGTCAAACAAGGGCGCCCACAGCAGCGCAGACTCCTCCTACACTAATAAGACTGTGCCAGATGTGCGCAACTCGGCTCAGGGAAGCAAGCTAACCAATCTGCATGCCGAGGCCGCTCAATGCAAGCCTGTCTCTGCCCCCGTGGCATCCAACGGGGCTGCCATTTTGGACAACAGCCTCACGGAACACTCGGTGGACAATGAAATCAAAATGCACATCGCTCCGGTGGAGGTGCAGTTCCGCCCGATGAACAATGACTCAGCTGCTGCCCAGGCTGTCAACGGGCAAGGCTGCAGGCACCACAAAAACCGAAGCCGAGCGCACCGGGCGAGCCGCTTGACGGTGCTGCGGGAATACTCCTATGACGTCCCCACCAGTGTGGACGGCAGCGTCCAGAGTGCCCCCCATAGGCGGCACCACTATTATGACGTAGCAGCGCGCAACAGCCGCCGCGCGGCATACATGGCCTACAGGGAGCGCCACCAAAGTCAGATGCAGCACGACAGCAGCGACAGCGCCAGCTTGCCGCGACGATCACGCCGTGCCGACAAACCAGCTGCAGTTACTGCAGAGGTGGCGCCCATGGGGTCCAGCTCCGGTAAAGACTCTAGTGCTGCAATTCGACCTGGCAACACCGAACTAGAAGCGACTAAGTCGTACGGGCTCAACCTTATCACGCAAAATGGTGGCCCGATGAAAGAGAACGGGCAAGCTGTACCATTAATTTGCACCGAGAGTACCCCCCGTGTCAAAACTGGCTTGTGGAAACATGAAACTACCGTGTAG